A genomic region of Mesobacillus jeotgali contains the following coding sequences:
- a CDS encoding glycine-rich domain-containing protein produces MGVFLTIAAGAGILFAIAYFSGNGSKKKVLLKENIPDHLGLLDDVPASAILNKLEKSLSYEFINQVKLRFLSEHPEISDDEFEWRLFELKRYFFLNSFMKSTPMFSSKVDEIWHEMLMFTKQYEAFSDKYLGKMLHHTPNLEPEPAPQQRAFFDWVFAQLFEITEYTWQTWGDFFHYPLDQQLLQKIGSFSDDELKHQFFKVTEDNQELVNYLIKQLRSQLRKAQEMYTVDRKGSFERPGLFGDLSGLSLVMVFYSYYYFDEYWDYAQAYAYSHQAHGTSGCSAVFCGSGDIHDSHNDGGGHSCSSSSCSSCGGGCSS; encoded by the coding sequence ATGGGTGTCTTCTTAACAATCGCGGCTGGAGCAGGGATACTCTTTGCCATTGCGTATTTTTCCGGCAATGGAAGCAAAAAGAAAGTTTTATTGAAGGAGAACATCCCGGACCACCTTGGCTTACTGGATGATGTGCCGGCTTCTGCTATCTTGAATAAATTAGAGAAATCTCTTTCTTATGAGTTTATAAATCAAGTGAAACTTCGTTTTTTAAGCGAACATCCCGAGATTTCCGATGATGAATTTGAATGGCGTCTATTTGAATTAAAACGATATTTTTTCCTTAATTCGTTTATGAAAAGCACCCCAATGTTCAGCAGCAAAGTCGATGAGATTTGGCATGAGATGCTGATGTTCACGAAGCAATATGAAGCTTTTTCTGATAAATATCTTGGCAAAATGCTTCATCATACTCCGAACCTGGAACCGGAACCAGCACCACAGCAAAGGGCGTTCTTTGATTGGGTGTTCGCTCAGCTATTTGAAATAACAGAATACACATGGCAGACATGGGGAGATTTTTTCCATTACCCACTTGATCAGCAGCTACTTCAAAAAATCGGTTCATTTAGTGACGATGAGCTGAAACACCAATTTTTCAAAGTTACTGAGGATAATCAGGAGCTGGTGAATTATTTAATCAAACAGCTGAGGTCACAACTAAGAAAAGCGCAAGAAATGTACACTGTTGATAGAAAAGGGTCTTTTGAAAGGCCAGGACTTTTTGGTGACCTATCAGGATTGAGCCTGGTAATGGTGTTTTATTCCTACTATTACTTTGATGAATACTGGGATTATGCCCAAGCATACGCTTATTCACACCAGGCGCATGGAACATCTGGCTGCAGTGCCGTTTTTTGCGGCTCAGGCGACATACATGATTCACATAATGATGGCGGCGGCCACAGCTGTTCCAGCAGCAGTTGTTCAAGCTGTGGCGGAGGATGCTCATCTTAA
- a CDS encoding STAS domain-containing protein: MENKTEALYNFLVDNSTNFTEDWLKRQRVIHGSDYSAEAPPEVMNRVKKQNSNYVRLVAKSLYQSEEEMKETISAWTSQTAADRIKSKTDLTEVAWNSGVFRRVYWEYIQSFVKQTDLEVTLDDVFKWEKKINYTLDYVFETFIVVFMNILMNRLASQATLIKELSAPVITLTKEVGLLPLIGEIDTTRAKGLMESTLTQSIDARINTLIVDLSGVVMVDTMVAHQIFKLMDALKLLGVQTTITGIRPEVAQTAVQLGIDFSNIMTEGNLQNVIKKYIQR, from the coding sequence ATGGAAAATAAAACAGAGGCATTATACAATTTCCTTGTCGACAATTCGACCAATTTTACCGAAGATTGGCTGAAACGGCAGCGCGTTATTCATGGATCAGATTACTCTGCCGAAGCACCGCCAGAAGTTATGAACAGGGTGAAGAAACAGAATTCAAATTATGTCCGTCTTGTGGCAAAATCACTTTATCAATCGGAGGAAGAGATGAAGGAAACGATTTCTGCCTGGACGAGCCAGACTGCAGCAGACCGGATTAAATCAAAAACTGACCTGACGGAAGTAGCATGGAATTCTGGTGTCTTCCGGCGCGTTTATTGGGAATACATTCAAAGCTTCGTAAAGCAAACGGACTTGGAGGTTACCCTCGACGACGTTTTTAAGTGGGAAAAGAAGATCAATTACACGCTTGATTATGTCTTTGAGACCTTTATTGTTGTTTTCATGAATATCCTTATGAATCGATTGGCCTCGCAAGCAACTCTAATTAAAGAATTGAGCGCACCAGTCATTACCCTGACAAAGGAAGTCGGCCTATTGCCATTGATTGGTGAAATCGATACAACGAGAGCAAAAGGCTTGATGGAATCAACTCTTACACAAAGTATCGATGCCAGGATCAATACTTTGATAGTGGATCTTTCAGGAGTGGTGATGGTTGATACGATGGTGGCCCATCAAATCTTCAAACTGATGGATGCCCTAAAGCTGCTTGGCGTTCAAACTACCATTACAGGAATCCGTCCAGAGGTTGCACAAACAGCGGTCCAGCTGGGAATTGATTTTTCAAATATTATGACAGAAGGTAATTTGCAGAATGTAATCAAAAAATATATCCAAAGATAA
- a CDS encoding cory-CC-star protein — MGFYEQLKRAIAVYDEILRQPHRTEIARELRDEEDLFMLLCFSEMLGLPNPAFYYTLELYPVIIERFHDWHLRAGMEKSPLEGIRCC; from the coding sequence ATGGGTTTCTACGAACAATTAAAACGTGCAATAGCTGTCTATGATGAGATTCTCAGGCAGCCGCACAGAACCGAAATTGCTCGTGAATTAAGAGATGAAGAGGACCTGTTTATGCTGCTTTGCTTTTCAGAAATGCTCGGTCTGCCCAACCCGGCATTTTACTACACACTTGAACTATACCCTGTCATCATCGAGCGTTTTCATGATTGGCATCTGAGGGCCGGGATGGAAAAATCACCGCTTGAAGGAATACGCTGCTGTTAG
- a CDS encoding methionine biosynthesis PLP-dependent protein, translated as MAEIDTKLAQIGNRSESSTGAVNPPIYLTTAYRHEGIGQSSGYDYVRTGNPTREILEKAIADLEEGERGFACSSGMAAIWTVLSLFEHGDEWIVSKDLYGGTYRLLEQGFKKWGLKSTYADMADLNEIKSAITQKTKALFVETPTNPLMEQADIEAIAKVAKKNGILLIVDNTFYTPLLQKPLTLGADIVIHSATKYLGGHNDVLAGLIVARGKQLCDSLFLHHNGGGAVLSPFDSWLLIRGMKTLALRMERHEQNARVLVDYLQLHHAVKDVLYPGRGGMISFRVHSPAMVNPFLKSLSIITFAESLGGVESFITYPATQTHADIPVEIREQTGVCDRLLRFSVGIENVADLINDLDDAFQKALQEAEAI; from the coding sequence ATGGCTGAAATCGATACAAAGCTAGCACAGATTGGCAACAGGAGTGAATCTTCGACAGGTGCGGTCAATCCACCAATCTATTTAACGACTGCCTACCGCCACGAAGGAATTGGGCAATCCAGTGGTTATGATTATGTCCGTACGGGAAACCCTACTCGCGAAATACTTGAAAAGGCAATTGCAGATCTTGAGGAGGGTGAACGTGGCTTTGCCTGCAGCTCCGGAATGGCGGCGATTTGGACCGTTCTTTCATTATTCGAGCACGGAGATGAATGGATTGTCTCTAAGGATTTATATGGAGGGACTTATCGTCTTCTTGAACAGGGTTTCAAAAAGTGGGGATTAAAAAGTACATATGCTGACATGGCTGATCTAAATGAAATCAAATCGGCCATCACGCAAAAGACGAAGGCTCTTTTTGTGGAAACCCCGACGAATCCGCTTATGGAGCAAGCTGATATTGAAGCAATCGCAAAAGTCGCAAAAAAAAACGGTATTCTGCTGATTGTTGATAACACCTTCTACACTCCCCTGCTGCAAAAACCATTGACTTTAGGTGCTGACATTGTGATTCACAGTGCAACAAAATATCTTGGAGGTCACAATGATGTCCTTGCGGGACTAATCGTTGCCAGGGGGAAACAGTTATGTGATTCTCTATTCCTTCATCATAATGGCGGCGGTGCAGTGTTAAGTCCATTCGATTCCTGGCTCCTCATCCGCGGGATGAAGACTCTGGCATTAAGGATGGAACGCCACGAGCAAAATGCCAGGGTGCTTGTGGATTATCTACAGCTCCATCATGCAGTGAAGGATGTCCTTTATCCCGGCAGAGGCGGGATGATCTCTTTCAGAGTCCACTCCCCTGCCATGGTCAATCCATTTTTAAAGAGTCTTTCCATTATTACTTTTGCCGAAAGCCTTGGTGGTGTTGAGAGTTTCATTACTTACCCTGCCACACAGACACATGCTGATATACCAGTTGAAATACGCGAACAAACAGGTGTGTGTGACCGACTTCTGCGATTCTCTGTGGGAATCGAAAATGTTGCTGACCTTATAAATGATTTAGACGATGCATTCCAAAAGGCACTCCAGGAGGCAGAAGCAATATGA
- a CDS encoding cold-shock protein yields the protein MKNGKVKWFNAEKGFGFIEAEDGNDVFVHYSAIQTEGFKTLEEGQEVTFEVVEGARGPQAANVTKL from the coding sequence ATGAAAAACGGTAAAGTAAAATGGTTCAATGCAGAAAAGGGTTTTGGATTCATTGAAGCTGAAGACGGCAATGACGTTTTCGTACATTACTCTGCTATCCAAACAGAAGGTTTCAAAACATTAGAAGAGGGCCAGGAAGTAACTTTCGAGGTTGTGGAAGGCGCTCGTGGACCACAAGCTGCTAACGTTACCAAACTATAA
- a CDS encoding thermonuclease family protein, whose amino-acid sequence MNYIKNFTVIFAILMAFFILPNLVFAHNGSRDELGGHFRSSDCMYLLHDPTRLAKSAHNMEELIKLINRYNSNSDCAAGLSEEKIDLEVYTFTGAGSESKDSAQAGVSTTKAELSTGMLQLGKSFEAELSECTDGDTAVFTINGKEYKTRFLYIDTPESTRMKEAFGPEAAQYTCSFLKQGDITLETDGGSLFDKYDRLLAWVWVGDKLHQEEITKAGLVEDFYDYGSYKYENRILSAMDFAKENGKGIYAPSESPEERNKRSQEQQPKNENEESQQENRPDSKEEDTEGTDKQRESKQETEQAETAEEELDCSYLSGLFYALLFYLTVPIKNALGKRTLLAHRLWSKKWPLNLLLGIIYAFLCYITLLLLLVEVLHLFKNKKRKRK is encoded by the coding sequence GTGAATTACATAAAAAACTTTACTGTGATATTTGCCATCCTGATGGCATTTTTTATTTTACCAAATCTGGTTTTCGCGCATAATGGCTCACGGGATGAACTGGGAGGCCATTTTCGTAGTTCTGATTGTATGTATCTGCTTCACGACCCGACGAGGCTAGCGAAAAGTGCACACAATATGGAGGAACTGATCAAGCTGATTAACCGCTATAACAGTAATTCTGATTGTGCTGCCGGACTAAGTGAGGAAAAGATAGATTTGGAAGTGTATACTTTCACCGGCGCAGGAAGTGAATCAAAGGATTCTGCTCAAGCTGGGGTAAGTACAACTAAAGCTGAACTTTCCACTGGCATGTTGCAGCTTGGCAAATCGTTTGAAGCTGAATTATCTGAATGCACAGACGGCGATACCGCTGTTTTTACGATCAACGGCAAAGAATATAAAACTCGTTTTCTCTATATTGATACCCCTGAAAGCACAAGGATGAAGGAAGCTTTTGGACCTGAAGCGGCTCAATATACATGTTCGTTTTTAAAGCAAGGAGATATTACACTTGAAACTGACGGTGGCAGCTTATTCGATAAATACGATCGCCTTCTTGCCTGGGTTTGGGTAGGAGACAAGCTGCATCAGGAGGAAATCACGAAGGCAGGACTGGTCGAAGACTTTTACGATTACGGCAGCTATAAGTATGAAAATCGAATCTTGTCTGCGATGGATTTTGCAAAAGAAAATGGAAAAGGCATATATGCACCTTCGGAATCTCCAGAAGAGAGAAATAAACGATCACAAGAGCAACAGCCAAAAAATGAAAATGAAGAAAGCCAACAGGAAAATCGACCTGATAGCAAAGAAGAAGATACCGAAGGAACAGACAAACAACGTGAATCGAAACAAGAAACCGAACAGGCTGAAACAGCTGAAGAAGAGCTTGACTGTAGCTACTTAAGCGGCCTATTTTATGCCTTATTATTTTACCTCACCGTACCCATAAAGAATGCGTTGGGCAAGCGGACGCTGCTCGCTCACAGGTTGTGGAGCAAAAAATGGCCGCTCAACCTGTTACTTGGCATAATTTATGCTTTCCTGTGCTACATTACCTTGCTGCTATTGCTAGTGGAAGTGCTCCATCTTTTCAAAAATAAGAAGCGCAAGCGAAAATGA
- a CDS encoding carbon starvation CstA family protein, protein MNSLWLAVIGMIVFAIGYRFYSKWVAEKIYRLDPNYVTPAHQYSDGVDFVPTKKMILWGHHFTSVAGAAPIVGPAIAVYWGWLPAFLWVILGTVFAAGVHDFGTLVLSVRNKGQSVGTITNKLIGKRAKIMFLFIILILVLMVNAVFAWVIANLFVKFPASVLSVFLQIPLAIWIGYAVYKKKKGMLVPSLIALAVMYGAAILASRVPALQIDLVRYFGGADSTVMFGLSGVSMAFLVWIVVLMVYVYIASTLPVWKLLQPRDYINSHQLVVGLFILYAGLIFLQPKVTAPAMNGAATDVSWFPLLFITIACGAISGFHGLVSSGTSSKQLEKETDARFVGYLGAVGEGVLALIAIIAVVTVFATKADFTAAYSSFAAASAGGLGNFINGAAQLATGIWIPADIARTIVSIIVVSFAATTLDTSVRLMRYIIAEIGSEYNVQALTKTHVATTVAVVSSAALVLLPKGPNGFGSGGYLLWPLFGTSNQLLAGVSLLLISIWLKRQGRNYLVTFIPMVFVFFMTLWAMIQQVVFQWSGYGSGELNMLLFGIGGLILIFVFWIIIEAISAFSRNNPPPLSKEM, encoded by the coding sequence ATGAATTCTTTATGGTTAGCCGTGATCGGAATGATTGTGTTTGCGATCGGATACCGCTTCTATTCTAAATGGGTAGCAGAAAAGATTTACCGTCTTGACCCGAACTATGTCACACCGGCGCACCAGTATTCGGATGGAGTAGACTTTGTTCCAACGAAGAAAATGATCCTTTGGGGTCACCATTTTACGTCTGTTGCAGGGGCGGCACCAATTGTTGGGCCGGCGATCGCTGTCTATTGGGGATGGCTTCCTGCATTCCTGTGGGTAATATTGGGCACTGTATTCGCAGCAGGTGTGCACGACTTTGGGACTCTAGTCCTTTCCGTGAGGAACAAGGGACAGTCAGTAGGAACGATCACAAACAAGCTGATTGGCAAGCGTGCAAAAATTATGTTCTTATTCATTATTTTAATACTTGTTTTAATGGTCAACGCCGTTTTTGCATGGGTTATTGCAAACTTGTTTGTAAAATTCCCTGCGAGTGTTCTATCGGTATTCCTTCAAATACCACTTGCGATTTGGATTGGTTACGCTGTTTATAAAAAGAAGAAAGGAATGCTTGTACCTTCATTGATTGCTTTGGCAGTAATGTATGGTGCGGCGATCCTTGCCAGCCGTGTGCCTGCTTTGCAGATTGACCTGGTCAGATATTTTGGCGGGGCAGATAGTACTGTCATGTTTGGTCTAAGTGGTGTATCCATGGCTTTCTTAGTCTGGATTGTTGTTCTGATGGTTTATGTTTACATTGCATCAACACTGCCGGTATGGAAGCTCCTGCAGCCTCGTGACTATATCAATTCGCACCAATTGGTTGTAGGTTTATTCATTTTATATGCAGGACTCATTTTCCTGCAGCCAAAGGTTACAGCTCCAGCAATGAATGGTGCGGCTACTGATGTATCCTGGTTCCCATTATTGTTCATTACGATCGCCTGTGGTGCCATTTCTGGATTCCATGGACTCGTTTCTTCAGGGACATCCTCTAAGCAGCTTGAAAAAGAAACCGATGCTCGTTTTGTTGGTTACTTAGGAGCCGTTGGAGAAGGGGTACTTGCCTTGATTGCCATTATCGCGGTTGTCACCGTGTTTGCGACAAAAGCAGATTTTACTGCTGCGTATTCAAGCTTTGCGGCTGCAAGCGCAGGTGGACTTGGCAACTTCATCAATGGTGCAGCACAGCTTGCGACCGGCATCTGGATTCCAGCAGACATCGCAAGGACGATTGTTTCCATCATCGTTGTCAGCTTTGCCGCAACAACTTTGGACACGTCAGTAAGATTGATGCGTTACATCATCGCTGAAATCGGAAGCGAATACAATGTCCAGGCACTGACAAAGACTCATGTGGCTACGACTGTTGCCGTTGTTTCCAGTGCAGCGCTTGTATTATTGCCAAAAGGACCTAACGGATTCGGTTCTGGCGGATACCTATTGTGGCCGCTCTTCGGAACAAGCAACCAGCTTTTGGCAGGAGTCAGCCTTCTGCTTATCTCCATCTGGCTGAAGCGCCAGGGCAGGAATTATCTTGTGACCTTCATCCCGATGGTGTTCGTCTTCTTCATGACACTTTGGGCAATGATTCAGCAGGTCGTTTTCCAGTGGTCTGGATATGGAAGCGGGGAGCTGAATATGCTGCTCTTTGGTATCGGGGGACTGATTCTGATATTTGTATTCTGGATCATCATCGAGGCCATTTCAGCATTCAGCAGGAATAATCCACCGCCATTAAGCAAGGAAATGTAA
- a CDS encoding M4 family metallopeptidase — translation MKKKVVSLSLTASLALSGLVAATGFAAPSADSSSKKFTKSYGAPEFVAGKLTNPSGKAAKDVVLGYLKASKSKYNLGAYDSFVVKSQEADKLGGDVVRLQQVYNGVPVWGATQAARVDENGVLKVFSGTVSKGIEDKLVKADSKKSQRDAIAAAEADLGYKPDYEVTPSAELVVYPAEDQAVYAYHVTLNFLSPEPGNFQYFVNAVTGEIINKYNAIDTAGKTNPSLTGTNTVGSGVGVLGDSKTLNTLLSNGSYYLQDNTRGNGVFTYDAKNRQRTPGSLWVDADNNLNAAYDGAAVDAHYYAGLTYDYYKNTFGRNSYDNKGAALNSTVHYGRSYNNAFWNGQQMVYGDGDGTTFIPLSGALDVVAHELTHAVTDFSSDLVYQYESGALNEAISDIFGTLAEFHDNNNPDFEIGEDIYTPNKAGDALRSMSDPTKYGDPDHYSVRYTGTSDNGGVHINSGIINKAAYLLSEGGTHYGVSVPGVGTDKMGAIFYRANIVYFTSSTNFSQARAGLVQAATDLYGAGSAEVNAVNKAFDAIGVN, via the coding sequence TTGAAGAAGAAAGTAGTTTCTCTTAGTTTAACAGCAAGTCTGGCATTAAGCGGATTGGTTGCTGCGACTGGCTTTGCCGCACCATCAGCAGACTCATCTTCAAAAAAGTTTACAAAGAGCTACGGGGCTCCTGAATTTGTAGCGGGAAAACTAACGAATCCATCTGGAAAAGCAGCAAAGGATGTCGTCCTTGGATATCTGAAAGCGTCGAAAAGTAAATACAACCTCGGCGCCTATGATAGTTTCGTTGTTAAATCGCAGGAAGCTGATAAGCTTGGTGGAGATGTTGTCCGGCTGCAGCAGGTATATAATGGAGTTCCTGTATGGGGAGCTACCCAGGCAGCCAGAGTTGACGAGAATGGTGTTCTAAAGGTTTTTAGCGGAACTGTCAGCAAAGGAATTGAAGACAAGCTAGTAAAAGCCGACAGCAAAAAATCTCAGAGAGACGCAATTGCCGCTGCTGAAGCAGATTTAGGCTACAAGCCTGATTATGAAGTGACTCCATCAGCCGAATTAGTCGTTTACCCTGCTGAGGATCAAGCGGTATACGCTTACCACGTAACATTGAACTTTCTGAGCCCTGAACCAGGCAATTTCCAGTACTTTGTCAACGCTGTTACAGGTGAAATCATCAATAAGTATAATGCCATTGACACTGCTGGTAAAACCAACCCTTCTCTAACTGGAACGAATACAGTTGGATCTGGTGTAGGAGTTTTGGGAGACTCGAAGACATTGAACACTCTTCTTTCAAATGGCTCTTACTATTTACAGGACAATACTCGTGGAAATGGTGTTTTCACCTATGATGCAAAAAATAGACAGCGGACACCCGGTTCCCTGTGGGTTGATGCTGATAATAACCTGAACGCAGCGTATGACGGTGCTGCTGTTGATGCTCACTACTATGCAGGATTAACTTATGATTATTATAAAAATACTTTTGGCCGTAATTCCTATGACAACAAGGGGGCAGCGTTGAACTCCACAGTCCACTACGGAAGAAGCTATAATAATGCATTCTGGAATGGCCAGCAAATGGTGTATGGTGATGGAGATGGTACTACATTCATCCCGCTTTCCGGCGCACTTGATGTGGTGGCACATGAACTGACACACGCTGTTACTGATTTCAGTTCAGATCTTGTTTATCAGTATGAATCTGGAGCACTGAACGAAGCGATTTCCGATATATTCGGCACGCTTGCTGAATTCCATGATAATAACAACCCTGATTTTGAAATTGGTGAAGACATCTACACCCCAAACAAAGCAGGTGACGCCCTTCGTTCAATGAGCGATCCTACGAAATACGGCGATCCGGATCATTATTCTGTGCGTTACACAGGAACTTCCGACAATGGCGGAGTTCATATCAACAGCGGAATCATCAATAAAGCCGCCTACCTTCTAAGTGAAGGTGGAACACATTATGGAGTTTCAGTCCCAGGTGTTGGAACGGATAAAATGGGCGCGATTTTCTACCGTGCAAATATAGTGTACTTCACTTCTTCAACAAACTTCAGCCAGGCACGTGCAGGCCTGGTACAAGCTGCAACTGACCTGTATGGGGCAGGTTCAGCAGAAGTGAATGCTGTCAATAAAGCTTTTGATGCTATAGGAGTAAATTAA
- a CDS encoding ArsA family ATPase, translating into MDMFEKKIYFIGGKGGVGKSTTSAAMALLLAKKGKKILLVSTDPAHNTGDLFHRNFSGGKIERATENLDVLEIDSEQESRNYIKGVKGNLKGLVKATMLEEVNRQIDMAASSPGAEEAALFDKITSLILEEITNYDAIVFDTAPTGHTIRLLTLPELMGVWMDGLLERRRKVNENYAQWMNDGEISEDPLYDKLNERKNRFKCVREILLDETQTQYVFVLNAERLPILETAKAIDTLHHHGIHVNSIVVNKVIPDEADGRFMEQRRTNERVYLDEIKDKFKNQRQIFLPLLEHDISSLATLELISGLLGKQIDYNLHHS; encoded by the coding sequence ATGGATATGTTTGAAAAGAAGATCTATTTCATCGGCGGTAAAGGCGGTGTTGGCAAAAGCACAACATCCGCGGCAATGGCGCTTTTACTCGCGAAAAAAGGAAAGAAGATACTGCTAGTTTCAACAGATCCCGCCCATAATACAGGCGATTTATTTCATCGTAACTTCAGCGGGGGAAAAATCGAAAGAGCAACTGAGAATCTGGACGTACTGGAAATTGATTCGGAACAGGAATCAAGGAATTACATCAAGGGAGTAAAAGGAAACCTGAAAGGCCTGGTCAAAGCGACGATGCTGGAGGAGGTAAACAGGCAGATCGACATGGCAGCATCCTCGCCTGGGGCAGAAGAAGCCGCACTGTTTGACAAAATCACCTCATTGATTCTCGAGGAAATCACTAATTATGATGCCATTGTTTTTGACACAGCACCGACCGGACATACGATCCGGCTGCTGACACTTCCGGAATTGATGGGCGTCTGGATGGACGGGCTGTTGGAACGGCGGAGAAAAGTGAACGAGAATTACGCACAGTGGATGAACGATGGTGAAATTAGTGAGGACCCTTTGTATGACAAGCTTAATGAACGGAAAAACCGCTTCAAGTGTGTAAGGGAAATCCTGCTTGATGAAACCCAAACACAGTATGTGTTCGTTCTTAATGCTGAAAGGCTTCCAATCCTCGAAACCGCAAAGGCAATTGATACATTGCATCACCATGGAATACATGTTAACTCAATCGTAGTTAATAAGGTCATCCCTGATGAAGCAGACGGAAGATTCATGGAGCAAAGAAGAACGAACGAGCGAGTGTATCTTGATGAAATTAAAGATAAATTCAAGAATCAGAGACAAATTTTCTTGCCGCTCCTTGAGCATGATATTTCTTCGTTGGCCACACTGGAACTTATATCAGGTCTTTTGGGAAAACAAATCGATTATAATTTACACCATAGTTAA
- a CDS encoding ATP-binding protein → MEITKHLLMNLSLLLVLLFFTQLIIERQVKDESRERYQLFYFIISIFTCYIFSVQVQDGIRFDLRQVPMILGSLYTGYSFLLAGVTILMRGFLGINDGFWVSVGVFAALAILLKWIHPWFNRLTLNSRVGISVLLTVFTSFLLMQMVTVVSEPIKHPEAWISFILIPALTSGLVSYSIETIRQTFIMRQRLAKADKIEAVSHLSAAISHEIRNPLTTVKGFLQLLGEKDYPDEKKKEFIDIAVQELNRAEEVINDYLTFARPAFEKEEQIEVDKELNQVLNVLNPLANLNGVKIIKKYSPELVISGDRSKFKQAFINLIKNGLEAMPNGGELIVQTFLTGTVIHILVRDTGVGMTEEQITRLGEPYYTTKGQQGTGLGMMVTFSIIRAMRGKVEVKSQVGIGTTFHIRFSNLIEEK, encoded by the coding sequence GTGGAAATTACAAAGCATTTATTAATGAATCTCTCACTTCTTCTTGTCCTTTTGTTTTTCACACAGTTAATTATCGAGAGGCAAGTGAAGGATGAGAGCCGAGAAAGATATCAATTATTCTATTTCATTATATCGATTTTTACATGTTATATTTTTTCAGTACAAGTCCAGGATGGAATTCGCTTTGACCTTCGACAGGTGCCGATGATTCTTGGAAGTCTCTATACTGGATATAGTTTTCTGCTTGCAGGCGTCACTATCCTTATGAGAGGTTTTTTAGGCATAAACGATGGGTTCTGGGTCTCGGTGGGGGTCTTTGCAGCCCTTGCCATCCTTCTAAAATGGATTCATCCCTGGTTCAACAGGCTTACTCTAAACAGCAGGGTCGGTATCTCTGTTTTATTGACCGTATTCACCTCTTTTTTGCTAATGCAAATGGTCACGGTAGTTAGCGAACCAATCAAACATCCAGAAGCATGGATCAGCTTCATTTTGATTCCCGCACTAACTTCAGGTCTGGTCAGCTATTCAATTGAGACAATTCGTCAAACGTTTATTATGCGACAAAGACTAGCGAAGGCCGATAAAATTGAAGCCGTCAGCCATTTAAGTGCGGCAATTTCTCATGAGATTCGTAATCCACTTACAACTGTGAAAGGATTCCTGCAACTTCTTGGAGAGAAAGATTATCCTGATGAAAAGAAAAAGGAGTTCATCGATATAGCGGTACAGGAATTGAATCGTGCTGAAGAGGTCATTAATGATTATCTTACTTTTGCAAGACCTGCCTTTGAAAAGGAAGAGCAAATTGAAGTTGATAAGGAATTGAATCAGGTTCTTAATGTACTAAATCCATTAGCTAACCTTAATGGTGTGAAAATAATCAAAAAGTATAGTCCGGAATTAGTCATATCAGGGGACCGGTCCAAATTCAAGCAAGCATTCATCAACCTGATCAAGAACGGTTTGGAGGCTATGCCAAACGGCGGGGAACTAATCGTACAAACCTTCCTCACCGGAACTGTTATCCATATCCTCGTGAGAGATACAGGTGTCGGGATGACCGAAGAACAGATTACCCGCCTGGGAGAACCATATTACACGACAAAAGGGCAACAAGGAACTGGCCTAGGCATGATGGTAACTTTCAGCATTATCCGTGCAATGAGAGGTAAGGTAGAGGTTAAAAGCCAGGTTGGCATAGGGACAACCTTCCATATCCGTTTCAGCAATTTAATAGAAGAGAAGTAA